A segment of the Chitinophagaceae bacterium genome:
AACAATGGTTGAATCGGTGGAATATATTGGATATTATGAAGATTACGATCTTGATGGTGACGGTAATCTTGCAGGATGGCAATATATTATTGACAATGGAGTATGGGATAGAATAATCAGCAGAAAATATGTACCGCCTTTCGCTGCCGAATGGAATAACAATTGGGTGCCTCAGCAAAATGGAAAAATAAAAATTGCTGCTAAAATAAATTCCAAAAACGGGCTGAGTTATCTTACGCAGCCCGTTGAATATAATCAGTTAAAACAGCACAACTCCATTGTAAAATTGTATCGGGCAACGAACGTGCCGGAATATTTTGGAGTGAGGGTTGGTAAGAAAAAAGAATGCAAAATTGTTATTACCGACAGCCTTGCAAATGCTATTTCAGCTTACCTGGTTCTTTCTTCATGGTCTGCTGAGTCAGACGATGGTGCAGTGCATGTAGTTGGTATCAATGGAAAAGTGTTAGCTGAAAGTCCGGGCAAATTACATGAATGGGTGTTACTTAAAATTCCCGTGCCTGTTGAATATTTAAAATATGGAGAAAATACTTTCTTCATTTATTCAGAAACGAATGAGCATGTGTTTGAAGTGAATTACCCCGGCCCTTCGATGCTGATCCGGTTCAGCGACAAGGAGAATAGTAGTAAGCAATAGAAATAGTGAGTCAGATAATAACTGAACCTATTTAATTCCTCCGGTTATAAAATAATTATAAAATATAAAATGTACAAGATGAATCCATCTTCATACAGTAATAGTTTATTCTGCAACGGATGCATTAGCCTTGCGGTTTTATTTTTTCTTTTAGTATCAGCAGTATGTTATTCACAAACGGGAACACAGCGCAGCGATGCTGATATGAAAGTGGAGGTAAGCGTAATTGAAAATTATGCCATTTTAGAGAATAGTCTATTAAAAATAAAGTATTCCCAAAGGACTTTCAAAGACAGCGCAACCAACAATATTATTACTGAACTCCTAATTAAAAGTGCAAATAATGAAAATCAGGCAGACTCGTCGGGTCAAGTTGATGGAGTATGGATGGGATATGGGATTGGAAGAGGGGTATTAAGTAATGGTTCTTTCATTAAATATGACGGGGATGATATGAAAATTCTCCATCTTGAATGGGGCAATGGACAAGTGATTCAGGAACTGACCATTTATCCTGATAATCCGGTAATAAAAATAGATTATATCAAGTATGGAGTTAATATTGTTGATATTGGATTACCTGGCGGTAGTAAAGGAATATATTCTTTTTACGGGGGAGTAGAATGGCAACAGTTAAGACAGTCCATAAAAGACACAGCGCTGATCAATAATTCAAACGAGCATCACAAGTTAACTGGTGTTTTATATCCGGCTTATCCAAATCCTATTATTGATATACCCGATTGGAAAGGACTGGAACCTACTCCAATGAATTATAAGGGATACATAATCATGGGTCTGTATAATAGTAAAAATGGAAGAGGTTTCGGCAGGGTCATGCCAGTAAATTCGATAAACTATCTGAAATTATTATGGAACCGTGGATTTGAAGGATTCCCATATTGGATGGGAGATGGAAAGAAAAGAGGACTCAGACCGGCTTTTACCGGATATCTTTTTATTGTTACGGGTGAAGCTAATGAAATTGTCAATCTGGGCAAAAGTATAGCTGATGGTACGTTTTATTAAAACTTTGGTTGGAAGGAAGCATTGAAAGTAACATGATGTGACTCAACTTATAAAACTGCTTGTAAAAGAGACACACAAATTCGGGCCGCTAAGGATTGAACAAAAAGAACCGAGTATCCATTTATGCAATCGGTTTGGGTTTGCAGGAGTCTATACAAGAAAAAATCAAAAAATATATCAATCTGGAAGCGCAACTTAAAGGCAAACTTGCAAGTGAACGGACTATTAAGATTGAGCAAGCTCCACTCAATTTAATTTCCTAATTGTTTAAGCGTAATATAAGCCATCAGCCCTGTACTCAATGCCAGCGCATCTTCATCAATATTGAATGTTGGTGTGTGCAGCGATGAAGTGATTCCTTTTTCTTTATTCCCGGTACCCAAAAAATAGAAGCAAGAGTCTGTAACTTGTGAATAATAAGCAAAGTCTTCTGCCCCCATCCATGTATCTACATTAAGAATATTATCTTTCCCAAGATATTGTTCTGCATAAGTTTCCACCTGCGCAGTAAGTTTTTCTTCATTTACCAGGAACGGATATCCCCGGACAATTTTAAAATCGCACCTGCCGCCCATACTTTCAGCAATAGTCTCCGCCATTTTTTTCATTCGTTTATGCGCTTCAGTCCTCCAGGTTTCATCCAGGGTTCGGAAAGTGCCTTCGATGTAAACTTCATCAGGAATTATATTTATGGCGCCATTGGCTATTAATTTTCCAAATGATAAAACGGTGGGAAGTGTTGGGTTTGCCATGCGGCTTACAACCTGCTGCAAAGCAATGATAATATGAGAAGTGATTAAAACGGGGTCAATATTCTGATGCGGCATTGCGCCATGGCCGCCTCTTCCATATACAGTTACAAATATTTCATCCATAGATGCCATGAATTTTCCACTGTGAATACCAATTTTTCCGCAATCAATCGAAGGGATAACATGTTGACCGATGACTGCATGAGGTTTTGGGTTTTCCAGCACACCTTCTTTAATCATTAAACTGGCGCCTCCGGGAAGCTTTTCTTCTCCTGGTTGAAAAATGAGTTTAACTGTTCCGCCGAATTTACTTTTTATGGTTTGCAGAATTTTTGCAGTACCAAGCAAAGAAGATGTATGCGCATCATGACCACAGGCATGCATTACTCCTTTATTTTGCGAAGCATAAGCAACATCATTGGCTTCAGTAATGGGCAAGGCATCCATGTCGGCACGTAAAGCAACAATTCCGTCAGATGATTTCCCGCCAGTAATAGTTGCTACCACTCCTGTATTGGCCATCGCATTCCATGAAATTCCTATTTCATCCAGTTTAGTTTTTACATAATCGGATGTTTGATATTCGCAAAATGATAATTCAGGATGAGCATGCAAATGCCTCCTGTTTTCAATTACATTGCTGTATATTTCTTTTGCTAATTGTTTTATTTCATCTTTTAGCATATTTCAATTTATATTTTATCACGTAGAAATTTTACACTATGGGTTCATATACATTTTTAGTTTCGTCGCTCCGTATTCTTGTACGATATAAAACTTTTTTGAAACTTATTGCCTCAATCTCTTATCACTCTGTTTCAGAGAGGAAAGGCACTTTGAAGTAAATCCCCGTCTGACCGTGTCATCCGGGCGGGCAACTTATCAGCTTTCACATCTCATCTTATGAACATTACCCGGCTACTAAAGCGATACTCCTCGTTTCCATGGAATAAAATCATCCTGGTTTAATTGAACTGCCTTAGGTATTATTTCACCGCTGGCAGCTTTAATGCAATACTCCAATATATCTTCACCCATTTGCTCAATAGTTTTATCTCCACTGATAATGGGCCCGGTGTCAATATCAATAATATCACCCATTCTTTTTGTTAATGCCGCATTGGTAGAAACCTTAATAGTAGGGCAAACAGGATTACCGGTAGGCGTTCCTAAACCGGTTGTAAATAAAATAAGCGTTGCCCCGGATGCCGCTTTACCCGTAGTTGCTTCTACATCATTGCCGGGTGTACATACCAGGCTTAATCCGGGCCTGGTAGCCGACTCTGTATAATCCAGCACATCTGCAACAGGCGATGTGCCACCTTTTCTTGCAGCTCCTGCAGATTTAATAGCATCTGTTATTAAACCATCCTTAATATTACCCGGAGAAGGGTTCATGTGAAATCCAGATCCTGCTCTATGCGCTATTTCATCATAGCTCTTCATTAAGTGAATAAATTTTTTTGCAGTCCTTTCATCTACGGAGCGATCCACCAGTTCCTGTTCCACACCACAGAGTTCAGGAAATTCCGCCAACAATATTTTTCCGCCCAGCGCTACTACCAAATCAGCGCAATAACCAACAGCGGGGTTGGCTGAGATACCGCTAAAACCATCGCTGCCCCCGCATTTCACACCAATACATAATTTATCTAATGCGGCAGGTTGCCTTTCTATCTTATTAATTTCGATTAGACCTAAAAATGTTTTTCTTATTGCTTCCAGTATCAGTTGTTCTTCACTTTGCGATTGCTGTTGTTCAAAAATATACAGCGGCTTATCAAATTTGGGATTGTGCAGTTTGAGGTCATTCAAAAAATCCTGTACCTGTAGGTTCTGGCAACCTAAACTCATTACGGTAACTCCTCCTACATTCGGGTGATTCGCATACGCTGCCAAGAGCTTGCTTAATATTTCTGCATCCTGTCTTGTTCCACCACAACCACCCTGGTGATTAAGAAATTTAATTCCGTTAACATTCTTAAAAACACGGTTGGTTGCAACTGCTGACTCAGCTATCTCAAAATTAAACGATGAAATATCTTTCCCGCTTTTGTATAAATCCAGCAGGTGTTTTGTTTTTTGTTTGTATTTATCAGTAACTGCATAGCCTAACTCATTGTTTAATACCTCCCGGATGACATCCAGGTTCCTGTTTTCACAAAAAACAGTAGGAATAAAAAGCCAGTAATTAGCAGTACCCACCCTGCCATCACTCCGATGATAACCATCGAATGTTCTATTTTTAAACTTAGTTACATCCGGCACCTGCCATTTATAATTGGCTTCCCGGTAAGCGTAGGGTTCAGCGGCATGTTTTACATTTTCTGTTGTCATCAATCCACCCCTGGGGACAGCATGTTGTGTCTTACCTACCAACACGCCATACATTATAATACTGTCCCCTGTATTCATATCGTATTCGAAAAATTTATGCTTGGCAGCAATATTATCCTGCAGTATAAATTCTTCTCCATTATACGTAACAGTTTCTCCTTTGGCAAGATTTTGCAATGCTACCAGTACATTATCACCTGGATGAACTTTTAAAATACTTCTTTTCATATAAGTTAAACTTCTTTAAACTATTTTTTGAGCTTTAATTTTTTTTAAGGCTGCCAGTGCACCTTCTTTTTGAATGGTTTTAAAACTGGCTGTCACTGCTTCTGAGAATCCAGGCAAAACTGTAAGATCGGTTTCCCACAGGCTTTTATCCTCCAATACTTTTTTAACAAATTCATCCGTACCGCCAATGCCCCACAACTCGTGCAGTTGAGCTGCCCGATCATCATTAATAACATATTGCTTACCGGCCAACTCCCCGGCACTTTCATTTCTTTCGTTTATTACAGACTCCATAAATAATAAATAAGCGGCAAAACCCAGTGCCATGTGTTGCGGAACAGCATCTGTCTTTTCATAATGTTTTAATAACACCGGTACGTTACGCATTTTCATTTTTGAACTGTATTGCAAAGAAATACTCAGCCACTGGTGTTCAATAAAGGGGTTCCTATAACGGTCAAGCACTTTCGCTGAAAATTCAAGTCCCTCTTCCCGGGAAACTTTTTCACTGACAATAGCCGGCACAATTTCATCCAGCATAAGACCGGTTATAAATGCCATGAAATCGTTATCGGCCATTGCCTGCTTTACCGTTGTAAAACCCAATAGTATCGCCAGAGCACAGGTAAACGTATGTGAACCATTGAGCAAACGCAATTTCAGTTCCCCGAACTTATCAATATCAGGTGCTATTACTACACCTGCATCCGCTTTACTGAATGATAGTATCTCCTGTACTTTTTTCTTATCGGATTCAATAGCCCATAAACGAAATACCTCACTCATGATCATCAACTCATCTGTATAGCCAAGTTCTTTTTCAACTTTTGACTGCATGATAGCAGGAAGTTTGCCGGGCACTATACGATCTACTAATGAATTACAGAAAAAATTAGCATTCTCCAGCCAGTCTATAAATGCATACTCCAAATTGTACCGGTGAGCCAGTTCTTCAATGAGGGCTTCCAGTTTTTCGCCATTGTCAGGTATCAGTTCAGTTGGAATAATAACTAACCCTTTTTCCTGATCACCATTAAGTGTCCTGTATCGTTTATACAAAAAAGCCAGCAATTTGACCGGGAAGGAACGGGAAGGAGCGGCATTCAGGTCATCATCCAGGTCCAAAACAATACCAACTTCAGTAGTATTAGATATAATAACCTGTAAGTCCGGATTAGACGCACAACGCAAAATTTCATTCCATTGTGAGACGGCAGATAAAACCCTGCTGACGGATGAATTGACAATGTTTTCTTCAACGGTATTTCCATTTTCAATTCCTCTTACACAAAGTGTGTACAAGCCATCCTGCTGATCAAAAG
Coding sequences within it:
- a CDS encoding altronate dehydratase, which encodes MKRSILKVHPGDNVLVALQNLAKGETVTYNGEEFILQDNIAAKHKFFEYDMNTGDSIIMYGVLVGKTQHAVPRGGLMTTENVKHAAEPYAYREANYKWQVPDVTKFKNRTFDGYHRSDGRVGTANYWLFIPTVFCENRNLDVIREVLNNELGYAVTDKYKQKTKHLLDLYKSGKDISSFNFEIAESAVATNRVFKNVNGIKFLNHQGGCGGTRQDAEILSKLLAAYANHPNVGGVTVMSLGCQNLQVQDFLNDLKLHNPKFDKPLYIFEQQQSQSEEQLILEAIRKTFLGLIEINKIERQPAALDKLCIGVKCGGSDGFSGISANPAVGYCADLVVALGGKILLAEFPELCGVEQELVDRSVDERTAKKFIHLMKSYDEIAHRAGSGFHMNPSPGNIKDGLITDAIKSAGAARKGGTSPVADVLDYTESATRPGLSLVCTPGNDVEATTGKAASGATLILFTTGLGTPTGNPVCPTIKVSTNAALTKRMGDIIDIDTGPIISGDKTIEQMGEDILEYCIKAASGEIIPKAVQLNQDDFIPWKRGVSL
- a CDS encoding amidohydrolase — protein: MLKDEIKQLAKEIYSNVIENRRHLHAHPELSFCEYQTSDYVKTKLDEIGISWNAMANTGVVATITGGKSSDGIVALRADMDALPITEANDVAYASQNKGVMHACGHDAHTSSLLGTAKILQTIKSKFGGTVKLIFQPGEEKLPGGASLMIKEGVLENPKPHAVIGQHVIPSIDCGKIGIHSGKFMASMDEIFVTVYGRGGHGAMPHQNIDPVLITSHIIIALQQVVSRMANPTLPTVLSFGKLIANGAINIIPDEVYIEGTFRTLDETWRTEAHKRMKKMAETIAESMGGRCDFKIVRGYPFLVNEEKLTAQVETYAEQYLGKDNILNVDTWMGAEDFAYYSQVTDSCFYFLGTGNKEKGITSSLHTPTFNIDEDALALSTGLMAYITLKQLGN
- a CDS encoding tagaturonate reductase, with the protein product MILSKQTLSSVQKTKGLDIPVESVFSLPEKVLQFGTGVLLRGLPDYFIDKANRQGIFNGRIVIVKSTASGGADAFDQQDGLYTLCVRGIENGNTVEENIVNSSVSRVLSAVSQWNEILRCASNPDLQVIISNTTEVGIVLDLDDDLNAAPSRSFPVKLLAFLYKRYRTLNGDQEKGLVIIPTELIPDNGEKLEALIEELAHRYNLEYAFIDWLENANFFCNSLVDRIVPGKLPAIMQSKVEKELGYTDELMIMSEVFRLWAIESDKKKVQEILSFSKADAGVVIAPDIDKFGELKLRLLNGSHTFTCALAILLGFTTVKQAMADNDFMAFITGLMLDEIVPAIVSEKVSREEGLEFSAKVLDRYRNPFIEHQWLSISLQYSSKMKMRNVPVLLKHYEKTDAVPQHMALGFAAYLLFMESVINERNESAGELAGKQYVINDDRAAQLHELWGIGGTDEFVKKVLEDKSLWETDLTVLPGFSEAVTASFKTIQKEGALAALKKIKAQKIV